The nucleotide window ACTGCTCTTGTTATCTTTAAATCGCGTGGAATATAGCGCTATGAAGGGGTTCTTTATGTTATTCTATTTCTCGGAAGCTTAAGGTTTTCCTTTGTTACTATACGACTTTGTAACTTTCTAAAAGAATACAGAAAAAAATATTTAAGTCGGCCTGAGGGGCACCGATAACCATACTGCAAGCAGGAAATCAACTTACTTATTACGAACAAAAACGGAGGAGCTTATGGCAAGTTTCGGAGATTTAAACAGAGTAAATACGAACATACAGTCCCTGGATTCGCAGTTGTCGCTGAACCAGGTGAACAAGCAGATGGCGGAAAACCAGATGAAGATGTCGACCGGTAAGCGGATTAACCGCGCCGAAGACGACTCGGCAGGTTTTTCTATTGCTACTAAACTACGCAGTCGTGTTGGCGGCCTGAACCAGGCGATGCAGAACGTGGGTGATGCCAAGTCCGTCTTGGATATTACTGAGTCCAGCTATGGAACGGTTATGGATAACCTGGTGGAAATGAAAGGGTTGGCCACGCAGGCGGCCAATGATACGCTGGGTGATGAAGAGCGTGGATTTATTGGCGACCAGTTGGAAGCGCTTGGCGAAGATATTAACAAGATTGCTGACCAAACAGTGTATCAAGATTATGAGCTGTTGAATGGTGATCATAATACTAATGCTGCAAATACAAAGTCGGGATCATTAGATCTTGAGTTTCAGGTAGGTGAGCGAAAAGAAGATACGATTACCGCAACGATTAATGCTGTAAATGTAGCTGCATTGTTTAATACAGGCGGTGCAGCTGGTGCAGATTTAGGAAGTACTGCAGGAGCAATTACTGTTGGACTTGCAACAACAGGTGGTGGTGGTTCCTTAACTTTTGATTCCACAGCAAATTCTGCTGATTATCGTGAATTTATTGATCACGTGGATACTGCAATTACCGAAATGTCAAATAATGTGAATGACATTGGTATCAAGCAGTCATCGCTGTCGGTACGAGAGCAGACGCTTTCCGAATCAATTAGTGCGAATGAATCTGCGAAGTCTCGTATTATGGATACTGACTTTGCCAAAGCACAGAGTGAGTCCGTGAGACTGCAGATTTTGCAGCAGACGGCAACCTCTTCGCTGGCGCAGGCCAACAACGGTCCGCAGTCAGTACTTGGATTTATCGGCGGATAATCGTAGCCGAGATATTCTGGCTCGCAGCCAGGAATCAGATATTAAGCCATGCTACCAGTTGGGTAGTATGGCTTTTTTATTTGGGGTATAGAATCATAGAACACGGATAGAATGGATGGCCGCAGAAGGAATATTCCAAAGAGCTAAGCGATTGTTTACAAAGAGATTACAATCGGTTGTGCAAAACTACCTCGTAATGACACTGTGCTTTTTTCAGGAAAAGATTAATTATTACTACTATCCGCAGCGCCCATAGTTTCTCCCTCCTCCATTTCTTGCATCTGAGATGTTGCAAGGTAAGTGGTATGATCAGCAACAAGTTCATTGTAAGCCTTCATCAACTTCGAGGCTTTTTCTTCACTTCCTTCCTGTTCAACCATTTTATTCCACCACTCAACATCTTCAGGGGAAACTTCCCATTCCAGGTCTTCAATCCCTTTCATTGGCCAGAGCATCATGATATCCCATTCGCCAGAACGCATCCGCATAATTTTGGGGCCGGGTGCATCCGATTCCATAGCCATGCCAGCCTTCATAAAGTGATTGTCAATAAGTTTCATAGCAGAATCTGCCATGCCGGCTTTAAATTTTACAAAGGCTACCTGGTGCCAAGTATGTCCTTCCATTTTCTTGGCTTCCATCTCTTGTGCAAAAGCGTCTGCCGTGTACGACAATGAAACGCATACACAAATGAGTAACGCAAGTAATGATCTCATAATATCCTCCCTCTTTGTTGATTTTAATAAGTATCAAAACAAGGATAGAAAGATCACTGCCGATAGGGCATAGGGAAATACCTACTGTTTATGTCGGGACAATCAGAAAATTTCGATCGTGCTAAAATCGGGATTGGTAGTAAAAGTATATATAGGCTGTGGCTTATCTTTAGTCTGATCAAAATCAACCTGCTGCCCGTCAACGCTGATGTTCGTTAACCCTGCGGACCAGCCAATGAGGTTTATCTTTACGGTTTGGTAGTCGAGCACAAAAGCTCCCTCTCGTTCGGCTGTTAGCTGCACGGTGTTTTTTTGGGGATTCGATTTAAGGTGGAAGCAAGTATAACGGTAGTCGCCCTCGTTGTAAGTAAACCCTTCTCCTGCATCTTCATACAGGTAGCTTTCGCTTACTTGCGTTCCGTAGTACACATTCAGCTCTAACAGTTCGGGGGCCCGTTCCCCAGTATATTGCATCACTTCGCGAAGGGGCAGTACGGTACCGGCTTTGATGAAAAAGGGGATTTCTGACAGAGGAGCATCAATGTAGTGGGTTTGGCCGCCTTCGAAGAGCTTGTTGGTGCGATAGTCGTACCAATGACCCGAAGGGAGATAGGTTTTTCGTCCGCGGGTACCTTTCTTGATAATAGGCGCGACCAGAATTTGATCCCCAAACAAAAAGGTATTGCGAGAGGTAATGGCCTCGGCATCGTCTTGGTTTTGAAAGGCTACCGGACGTAGTATCGGAGTACCGTGCTGCACGTAGTGGTAAAAAGCAGTGTAAAGATAGTGGAGGAGTCGGTAGCGCAGTTCAATGACCGAGCGATTGATATTGGTGTATCTTTGGCCGAAGGTCCAGGGTTCCTGGTTGGCGTCGGATTGGAGTTTCTTTTGCTTGACCTGGTCTTCCTGGACGGCTGCGGCCCCCTCCACGTTGTAGCCCATGGTGTGGTTGCGGAAGAGGGGATGAAAGACGCCCAACTGCAGCCAGCGAGTAAAGAGTTCGGCACTGGGCTCTTCGACGAAGCCGCCGATGTCGGTGCCTACGAAGGAATAGCCGGAGATGCTAAGGCGCACGCACTGCTCGAGGGCGTGACGCAAGTGTTCCCAGCTGGCGATGTTGTCGCCAGTCCAAAGTGCAGCATATCGCTGTCCACCGGAAAAGTTGGCGCGGGTGAGCAGGAAGGAGCGCTTGTCGGGGTTGTGTTTTTTGATACCTTCGTAGGATGCCCGGGCCATCTGCATGCCGTAGATGTTGTGGGCTTTCCTGTGGCTGGCTCCTTCGCCCTCGTAATGGTGGCGAATATTATTGGGAAAAGTTTTGGACTTAACCTCAAAGACGGCCGGCTCGTTCATGTCGTTCCACACGCCGCTGATCCCTTTATCGGTAAACAGATCTTCGTAGAGGTTGCCCCACCAATGGCGTACTTCGGGATGGGTATAATCGGGGAAAACGGTTCGAGACGGCCATACGGGACCAATCATTAGCTCACCATCGGGACGCTTGCAGAAGTAGTCATTTTCTAATCCTTGTTGATATACGTGGTAATCGTTATCCACTTTTACGCCGGGATCGATCATTACGATGGTTTTGAAGCCCTGCTCGTTGAGGTTGTCAATCAGGTTTTTGGGATCGGGGAAGCGATCCTTATTCCAGGTAAATACCCGGTAGTCGTCCATGTAGTCAATATCGAGGTAGAGGGCGTCGCAGGGAATCTCTTTTTCGCGGAAAGTGTTGGCCAGTTTGCGTACCCGCTCCTCAGGATAGTAGCTCCAGCGGCATTGGTGGTATCCAAGTCCCCAGAGCGGTGGCAGATCGGGCGTGCCCGTTAGTTTGGTATAGCGTTCGGTAACGGTTGTGGGTTCCGGACCGTAAATAAAGTAGTAGTTCATGGAGCCGCCTTCGGCCGAGAATGTAGTAGTACCATTTTTATTGGAATCGAAATCAAAATGTGAGCGATAGGTATTGTCGAGAAAAATGCCGTAGGCATTGCCGTCGTGATTGATGGTCGTATAGAAAGGGATGCTCCGGTAGAGGGGATCGCGATGCTCATCCAGTTCATAAGCATAGGAATCGGTATTCCAGTTTTCGAAGGCATTTCCACGAAGTTCATTTTCAGTGATCTTATCTCCAAGCCCAAAGTAGTGGGCATTTTGGGGGGCTTCTTTCGTAATTTTTACTTCAGTAATCCCCTTCATAATACTGTCTTTGCGGAAGAAGTTTTTTTCATCCTTGCACAGCAGTGTACCCTCGGTATCCAGAAAACTGACTTTCATATCCTTTTGGGATACTCGGCAGACTAATGAATCCGTGACAATTTTAATTGATTTTTCTTTATCACGTATTGCGAAGTCAGGGTTTGTAGGGTTGAAAGTAGGATCAATAGCATAGGAGAAGTCGGAAGGTTGGTCACCTTCGAGCACATATTTTAACTGAATGATTTCCGGCGTAAGTACGGTAATCCGAAGCTTGATATCATTTTTGGAGTGGATACAGATATGTTGTCCATCTACTTGGTAGTTGGCTATCTCATTGGGTTGGCGCCGGTAGGTGACGTCTGTTTTACGCTGGTCACCTTCGTCAGATTGTTTTTGCTTTGCTTCGGGATCGTTCTCGGCCATGATAGGTTACTGAAGTTTCTAAAGGACTTCCGAAAATATAAAAACATGGCTTGAATACCACGCAACAAATTAGTGGCTGCTTTCATCGGACGGCAAAAATAGCCGCCAGGCGGGGTTTGATCACAATTTTTATGCCAGGATATTTGAAAGCCATAAAGTTAACACTTAAAGGGGGAGTACCAATGATGGTGAAAGGGGCTACGAAGTCAATAAATAACCCTTTGCTAACTCGGTATATTCTTCTATCTGCTGTTGTTGCCAAGTGTCATCCCGATCCAACTCATCAGCTAAAAATTGGGCTACCGATTTAGCCATTTCAATGCTTGCTCGAGCATCCAGTAAAAGAGCACGTGTGCGTCGAGCAAGGACATCTTCAACAGTACGAGCCATTTCATGTCGAGCCGCCCAGATAACTTGGGCTGGGGTATAGGGGAGTTTAGGATGAATTAGTTGTTCCCATCCATCATTTCTATTGGTCATCTCTTTAAGTGCGGGAGCATCCGAACCGTAAAGCTCATAGGGATCAGCGGGATCAGTATTTTTGAGCCAACCATGGAGACGTAAGTTTTCAGTAACGGATTCTCGTTCTTCCAGTCCTGCTACAACAGCCGCTTCATCCACAGTATCTTCAGCCATCTTGCGATAGGTTGTCCATTTTCCTCCAGTAATAGTTACCAGTCCCGACGGATCAATGAGTAAGGTGTGGTCACGGGAAATGGAAGAGGTATCGTCATCACCTTCAGGCGATACCAACGGACGAATGCCCGCAAAGACACTTAGTACATCTTTGGGTTCCGGATCTTTAGTTAGATATCGAGCAGCATGAGTTAGTAAAAATTCGATTTCGTTCTCTTTGGCTCGGGGTTCCAGGGAGGGCGCATCAAGTGGAGTATCGGTGGTTCCCACAATGACACGATTGTGCCAGGGTACCGCAAAAAGTACGCGTCCGTCATCGGTTTTGGGAACCATGATAGCACTTTCGCCCGGTTGAAAAGATTTGTCGAGAACAATGTGTACGCCCTGACTTGGTTTCATGAGTCGTTTGCTATCTGGGTTATCCATCCGACGAATTTCATCCGTAAACATACCCGTAGCATTAATGACGACCCGTCCCTGAATCTCCATCTCGTGATCACCTTCTTGGTCTTCTATTTTTACACCCGAAATGAATCCATTGTCTTTGAGTAGATCCGTAACTCTTATGTAATTAAGTGCCAGACCGCCATGATCAAAAATAGTTTGCATCAGGTTTATAGCCAGACGGGCGTCATCAAATTGGGCATCGTAATAAATGACACCACCGTTGAGATCATTGGATTCCAGTGTCGGTATATGGTCGAGTGTTTCCTCCTTGGATAGATTTTTTGAAGGGCCTAATCCCAAGTCGCCGGCTAACTTATCGTAAATTTTGAGCCCGATGCCGTAAAAAGGACCTTCCCACCAATCATAATTGGGGACAATAAACGATTGATTTTTAACCAGGTGTGGGGCATTCTGACGGAGCAAGCCGCGTTCGCGCAGCGCTTCTAACACAAGTGCCACATTTCCCTGTCGCAGGTACCGAACGCCACCGTGGACAAGTTTTGTACTTCGGCTTGAAGTTCCCTTGGCAAAATCATGCTGTTCCAAGAGCAGGGTTTTATATCCGCGAGAGGCCGCTTCAACGGCTGTACCAAGCCCCGTTGCGCCTCCGCCGATGATAATGAAATCCCAAATTTCAGGATCATTCTCCAGTTGATGAATAAGTTTAATTCGATCCATAGTAGACTACCTAATGATAAGTTTTACCACCAAGTCACTAAGTACACAAAATATTAGGTACTTTCCTAAGTGCCTTAGGGGTAAATTGTTATTGTTCCATAATCATATCGGAGTAAGAGTGAGAAAGCAATTGCTCATCAGAAATATCAAATAGGTTGATGTACTTTTGGCATTGTTTCCGCAGTTTGGGTTCCCCAATAGAGCCATCTTCATCGATCGCCTCAATCTCTATAAAATTTCCCAATTCTTTAACCTGATCGATATGGAATTTTACGTTATCGATGAAATAGATTTCCCGTTGTTTGTCGACCACAACTTTAGTGCCTAACGCATTATCCAGCAGGGCATGTAACTTTTGGGGATGCTCGGAAGGGACCAAATTTATAGATGAAGATTTGGGGCCTGACTGGTTATCACGCTGATAGAAAATAAGGTTATTTTCAATGCTTCCCTGCCGCAATTTTAACCTTCCTTCGGGCACGTTAAAGTAGGTATCGATCTGGTGGTCAGTGCCTTTATAATCAGCATCGTGTTCACTGAGAATATTGCGAATGTGATCAGGATTATTACACTGGGCTTTTATTTCAACGTTTAAGATGCTCATGAAAACGATAATGGTTGTAGTTGGTTTTGCTTCAGGAGTATAACGCTATCACACTTGGAAAAAGTGACATTTCAAGGTTTAGAGGGAGTTATACTCCCGAAAAACGAATTTATCATTACGAAATGGGTCTTACTTCATCATCTTCGACATCAGCCCATTCCAGATATCTGTTTCGTACTTCTTTTATATTTCCTTGCAGATTATCGAGTGTCCAGTCAGAAGTATCAATAGCTTCATGAATATGAGCGGTGACTTGTCCTGATTTTGTGATTAGTGTACCGCCTTTGCTGAGCTCACGATTTCCCTCAAAATAAATAGGCACAATGGGATATCCCAGATCCATTGCCATCCGAAAAGGTCCCTTCTTAAAGGGGCCAATAATGCCGGGATGCTTTCGCGAACCTTCGGGCGCCATCATCACCGAAAGTTTGTCGCGTTTAATCCGCCGATGGGTCTTTTTTAGCGTAGCAATGGCTTTCTCCGACTTCTCGCGCTTGATAAAAATCTGTCCCGTTAAGCGACCTAAAATCAAAAAAATAGGATTGTACTGGAACTCCCATTTTGCTACAAAGCGAATTTTGGGCAGGCCCAGTGCCAAAAGGGTAAGCACATCCAGCGTAGAGCTGTGGTTAATAATAAAAACGGCTGGACTCGTTATTTCATCAGCGTGCCTTTTCACATCAAAAGAAATCCCGCTAATCCACATCGTCGGGCGCACCATCATAGGCGCAATTTTTTCAACAACTAAATTTGAAGCCTTCCCAAAAGTTATCAGTAATAGAAATAGAATGATCGGCGTAAAAAGAAGGAAGATTAGAAAAAAAGTAGCAATTCCAAGTGTGCTGCGGAAGTATTCCTTTAAACCAAAGTCATTATAACTCATATAATCCCTATTCTATTCAGCAAATAGTGCAAGTGGCCTAATATAGCAAAATGAATATTGAATGCTATGGGTAAGAAATTTGATTTGATGTGTGCTTTTATACAGATTGCGGTGACTTTTCAAACGCTAACAGCTAAAAATATATGACGGACTCAGATACCTCAATTCTTGGACAGCTATCCAAAGGAAATCGTATAAATATTATTATCGCCTTAGTGATTATGGTACTGGGCGTTATTTTTGCCGGTGATTTACCCCAGTATGGTGATCACTATGGGGTTTGGTCGGTGTTACCTCCATTAATCGCCATTGTATTGGCTTTTTGGACTCAAGAGGTAGTGAGTTCACTTTTTGTTGGGATAATGTTGGGTGGATTTATTTCCGGCAATATTAATATTGTGGATGCGTACCTGATTCCATCGATTGGCACGGAGAATTTTGCCCTCATTTTGCTGGTTTATCTTTGGTCGTTGGGCGGACTCATTGGAATATGGACGCGCACCGGCGGTGCTGAACGCTTTGCAGACTGGGCAGGAAGTAAAATTGTTCGAGGACCAAAATCAGCCAAATTTTTTACCTGGATGATGGGGTTGATTTTTCATCAGGGTGGAACTATTAGTACCGTATTAACGGGAGCGACCGTTCGCCCAATTTCTGATGAGCAGGGTGTTTCGCACGAAGAAAGTTCGTATATGGTGGATTCTACGGCATCGCCTGCCGCGACGGTCATCCCCTTCAATGTATGGCCTATTTATATTGGGGGATTGGTGGTCGGTACCATCCCACTGTTTGAAACTACGCAAGACGCTGTAGCATTTTTCTTTCAGGCCATCCCGTTTAATTTCTATGGGATTCTGGCTCTGCTAATGACGCTGCTGTTTGCTTGGGAACTACTACCGTGGATTCCCAGCAAGAAGATGAAGGATGCAATTAAGCGGTCGCGTGAAGAAGGGAAACTGGATCGTGATGGCTCTGAGCCAATGTCATCCAAGGAGCTTACCGAAATGGATATCCCCGAAGATTATAACTCTGGACTCATTGATTTCTTTGGTCCCATTGGCACGCTGCTGGGGGTAGCCATTATCCCGTATATCACCACTTTTTATATTATGGGAAATACCGAAGATCCGATGCTGCTTATAGCTGAAGCTTTTGTGCTGGCAGTACTTACCGGAATGTTCATTGCCTTGGCTAAAGGCATGGAGCTTAAAACGGTGATGGATGGATTTGTTGATGGTTGTAAAGGGGTTACTATTGGAGCCATTGTTTTAGCCTTAGCTGTAACACTCAAAGAAGTGGCCGAGTCGGTTGGTACTGCTGAGTATGTAGTGGCCTTGGTTGGGGACGCAATTACACCGGTCTTTTTGCCAGCTATTTTAATGGGATTATGTATGATTATTGCTTTTGCGGCTGGAACCTCTTTTGGAACTTATGCGGTAGTATTCCCGGTAGCAATGCCGCTGGCCTGGGCTATACTGCCGGATCCCTTTTTCATAACGCTCTGCTTTGGAGCGGTTGTGGGTGGTAGTGTTTTTGGGGATCAGTGTTCACCTATTTCTGATACGACGATCCTTTCCTCACTTGCTACCGGCAGTGATTTGATGGATCACGTGAAAACGCAGATTCCGTTAGCGCTCACGGCTGCGGGCATTGGTGCTGTGTTATACACGCTAATTGTTGCCCTGTTTGTGTAATACAAGTCTTAGGAAAAATTTATATCCCCCTGCCGAGCCCCGTTTATACGAAGAATTTATACTCCTGCGTTGAAACATGCCCATCCAATGGCTGGGACACGGAAGTTCAGCATGCCACAAAATGATCATTCTCTCAGTTCTGATGTACAGTTTGGGCAACGTGTGGCTTTAACCGGAATATCTGAAAAACAGAATTCACACTTTTTGATTGATGGAGCTACAGGTTCAGGTTTTTCTTCTGGCCTTTTGAGTTTGTTGATGTATCGAATCAAGATAAAGACAGCAAATGCTACAATAAGAAAGCTTATAACAGCATTAATAAAAACACCATAATTCAAGGTTACGGCTCCAACTTCTTGTGCAGCGGCAATAGTTGCATAGGGAGGAGGAATAGTTCCTTCTTTTAAAACAATAAAGAATTCTGAAAAGTCGACTCCACCCATTAGCAATCCCAATGGAGGCATTAACATGTCTTTCACCAAGGATTGAACAACGCTGGTAAAAGCCGCACCGATAATGATACCTACTGCCATATCTACTACGTTCCCCTTGATCGCAAATTCTTTGAACTCCTTCAGCATATGACCTCTCTGGTTTTATATGTGGTATAAGTGCCTAATAAATATAAGGTTACGAAAATATCAGATTAATACCTATAGAGATGCATGTAGTGGGGAGGTAATCTATTGAGGTATGATTGCAGATATATCGTCAAAGTCCAGGTACATTTCATCTATCTCTTGACCATCGTCGTCTTGTACCTTGACCTTGTCGAGAACATCGTTTAACTCAATAGATCCAGCCTCAATATCTGTAGTGACTCCACTTTGGAAAATTATTTTATATGTGGTCATCGAATTATAGCTTTTGATTAACCATTAAGTAATGTGTTTCTACATTACTTAATGGTTTGAAAACCAAAAGCATTCAATAGAAGGGAGCCTAAAGTTAAGTTACTCCTCTTCTGTGTTATTGGTAGGCTTTGTACCTTTTTTAGAAGAAAGGTCTTCTTGGCCTTCCTTTTTGGGATTATTAGAAGATGTGTCCGATTTGGATTCAGCATCTATATTATCGTTTTTTTCTTCAGACACGCCGTCTTCTAAAGATCCATTAAGCCATTCCATGACCTCTTTACCCAGAACCTCTTCGCGTTCAACAAGTTCATCAGCCAGTTTGTCTAAGATATCGCGATGTTCGGTAATGGCTTTCATGGCTGTATCAAAAGCCTCATTGAGAATACGCTGCACTTCTTCATCAACTGCTTGGGCGGTATTTTCACTGTACTCCTTGGAACTTCCCATCTGTTCTCCCAAGAATACTTGTTCGCGCTGACTGCCAAAGGCAATGTTGTTAAACTTGTCACTCATGCCCCAGTCGAGTACCATTTTGCGAGCAAGCTTACGTATTTGCTTGAGGTCGTTTTCAGCTCCGCTCGTAGAAGTATCAAAGATGAGGTTTTCGGCAGCACGCCCGCCCATCATTACGGCCATACGATCAAGCATATATTTTTTCTCGTATAAAAATTTCTCTTTTTCAGGCATCTGCATAGTAACACCCATCGCTTTTCCACGCGGAATAACGGTTACTTTGTGGATGGGATCAGAATTAGGGAGTACGGCAGCAACCACTGCATGGCCAGCTTCGTGATAAGCCAGAAGCTTTTTCTCGTGTTCAGTCAATCGAATACCTTCACGTTTAAGTCCCATCATTACTTTGTCACGCGCTTGATCAATATCTTGTTGCTCAATTGCTTTGCGCTTATGACGAGCAGCAATCAGGGCCGCTTCATTAAGAAGATTATTGAGGTCAGCACCGCTGAAACCGGGGGTAGAGCGTGCAATTTCATCCAGATCTACATTATCAGAAATCTTTTTGTTCTTAGCATGAATTTGGAGAATCTGTTCGCGGTGTTCTTGTGTAGGCAAGTGAACCGTAATTTGGCGATCAAAACGGCCGGGACGAAGCAAGGCTTTATCCAGAATATCGGGCCGGTTTGTAGCCGCCATTACGATAACGCCTTCATTTTTTTCAAAACCATCAAGTTCTGAAAGTAACTGATTCAGAGTTTGCTCACGCTCATCATGTCCACCGCCAAGACCGGCTCCACGCTTACGACCAATGGAATCAATCTCGTCAATAAAGATAATAGCCGGTTCCTTTTCTTTGGCTTTATTAAACATATCTCGAACGCGCTTGGCGCCAACCCCAACGAACATCTCCATAAAATCGGAGCCTGTAATCGTAAAGAACGGAACGCCGGCTTCTCCTGCCACGGCACGTGCGAGCAAGGTTTTACCAGTTCCGGGAGGGCCCACCATCAACAGACCACGGGGAATTTCACCACCGAGAGAATCAAATTTGTTAGGATTTTTTAGGAAGCTTACCACTTCTTGTAGCTCCGTTTTAGCTCCTTCAAGTCCAGCTACATCATCAAAAGTGGTATTTACTTTTTCAGCATCCTGCAGTTTAGCTTTGCTTTCGCCGATTTTAAACATGTTTTGTCCCTGCATGCGCATCTGTCGGAAAAACTGGAAGCCAATCATAATGAGGAAAATGAGTGGCAAGCCCCACAGCAGAACCGTCCACCAGTTAAAATCACTCTTCGGGCGGGTTTCAACCTGTATTTCATGTTCTTCGAGCATAGACATCAGCTTGTCATCCCCGAAAGACGGCAGGTACGTATTAAAACTTTTGTAATGGGTGGTATCATTTTCAGCGGCATTAAGTTGTGTTGGTTCTTTAAGATCTCCGGAAACCTGATCGCCCTGAACCACTACTTTTTCAATATTGCCGGAAGTGATTTGATTACGAAACTCACTGTAATCAATGGTGGGAGGGCCACCGAAAAGTCCACCGCCTTGCGAACTGAAAAGCCAAAATCCAAAGAGGGCAGCTAAAACAA belongs to Fodinibius sp. Rm-B-1B1-1 and includes:
- a CDS encoding flagellin, producing the protein MASFGDLNRVNTNIQSLDSQLSLNQVNKQMAENQMKMSTGKRINRAEDDSAGFSIATKLRSRVGGLNQAMQNVGDAKSVLDITESSYGTVMDNLVEMKGLATQAANDTLGDEERGFIGDQLEALGEDINKIADQTVYQDYELLNGDHNTNAANTKSGSLDLEFQVGERKEDTITATINAVNVAALFNTGGAAGADLGSTAGAITVGLATTGGGGSLTFDSTANSADYREFIDHVDTAITEMSNNVNDIGIKQSSLSVREQTLSESISANESAKSRIMDTDFAKAQSESVRLQILQQTATSSLAQANNGPQSVLGFIGG
- a CDS encoding glycoside hydrolase family 31 protein, with product MAENDPEAKQKQSDEGDQRKTDVTYRRQPNEIANYQVDGQHICIHSKNDIKLRITVLTPEIIQLKYVLEGDQPSDFSYAIDPTFNPTNPDFAIRDKEKSIKIVTDSLVCRVSQKDMKVSFLDTEGTLLCKDEKNFFRKDSIMKGITEVKITKEAPQNAHYFGLGDKITENELRGNAFENWNTDSYAYELDEHRDPLYRSIPFYTTINHDGNAYGIFLDNTYRSHFDFDSNKNGTTTFSAEGGSMNYYFIYGPEPTTVTERYTKLTGTPDLPPLWGLGYHQCRWSYYPEERVRKLANTFREKEIPCDALYLDIDYMDDYRVFTWNKDRFPDPKNLIDNLNEQGFKTIVMIDPGVKVDNDYHVYQQGLENDYFCKRPDGELMIGPVWPSRTVFPDYTHPEVRHWWGNLYEDLFTDKGISGVWNDMNEPAVFEVKSKTFPNNIRHHYEGEGASHRKAHNIYGMQMARASYEGIKKHNPDKRSFLLTRANFSGGQRYAALWTGDNIASWEHLRHALEQCVRLSISGYSFVGTDIGGFVEEPSAELFTRWLQLGVFHPLFRNHTMGYNVEGAAAVQEDQVKQKKLQSDANQEPWTFGQRYTNINRSVIELRYRLLHYLYTAFYHYVQHGTPILRPVAFQNQDDAEAITSRNTFLFGDQILVAPIIKKGTRGRKTYLPSGHWYDYRTNKLFEGGQTHYIDAPLSEIPFFIKAGTVLPLREVMQYTGERAPELLELNVYYGTQVSESYLYEDAGEGFTYNEGDYRYTCFHLKSNPQKNTVQLTAEREGAFVLDYQTVKINLIGWSAGLTNISVDGQQVDFDQTKDKPQPIYTFTTNPDFSTIEIF
- a CDS encoding glycerol-3-phosphate dehydrogenase/oxidase — encoded protein: MDRIKLIHQLENDPEIWDFIIIGGGATGLGTAVEAASRGYKTLLLEQHDFAKGTSSRSTKLVHGGVRYLRQGNVALVLEALRERGLLRQNAPHLVKNQSFIVPNYDWWEGPFYGIGLKIYDKLAGDLGLGPSKNLSKEETLDHIPTLESNDLNGGVIYYDAQFDDARLAINLMQTIFDHGGLALNYIRVTDLLKDNGFISGVKIEDQEGDHEMEIQGRVVINATGMFTDEIRRMDNPDSKRLMKPSQGVHIVLDKSFQPGESAIMVPKTDDGRVLFAVPWHNRVIVGTTDTPLDAPSLEPRAKENEIEFLLTHAARYLTKDPEPKDVLSVFAGIRPLVSPEGDDDTSSISRDHTLLIDPSGLVTITGGKWTTYRKMAEDTVDEAAVVAGLEERESVTENLRLHGWLKNTDPADPYELYGSDAPALKEMTNRNDGWEQLIHPKLPYTPAQVIWAARHEMARTVEDVLARRTRALLLDARASIEMAKSVAQFLADELDRDDTWQQQQIEEYTELAKGYLLTS
- a CDS encoding class IV adenylate cyclase, which translates into the protein MSILNVEIKAQCNNPDHIRNILSEHDADYKGTDHQIDTYFNVPEGRLKLRQGSIENNLIFYQRDNQSGPKSSSINLVPSEHPQKLHALLDNALGTKVVVDKQREIYFIDNVKFHIDQVKELGNFIEIEAIDEDGSIGEPKLRKQCQKYINLFDISDEQLLSHSYSDMIMEQ
- a CDS encoding lysophospholipid acyltransferase family protein, which encodes MSYNDFGLKEYFRSTLGIATFFLIFLLFTPIILFLLLITFGKASNLVVEKIAPMMVRPTMWISGISFDVKRHADEITSPAVFIINHSSTLDVLTLLALGLPKIRFVAKWEFQYNPIFLILGRLTGQIFIKREKSEKAIATLKKTHRRIKRDKLSVMMAPEGSRKHPGIIGPFKKGPFRMAMDLGYPIVPIYFEGNRELSKGGTLITKSGQVTAHIHEAIDTSDWTLDNLQGNIKEVRNRYLEWADVEDDEVRPIS
- a CDS encoding Na+/H+ antiporter NhaC family protein → MTDSDTSILGQLSKGNRINIIIALVIMVLGVIFAGDLPQYGDHYGVWSVLPPLIAIVLAFWTQEVVSSLFVGIMLGGFISGNINIVDAYLIPSIGTENFALILLVYLWSLGGLIGIWTRTGGAERFADWAGSKIVRGPKSAKFFTWMMGLIFHQGGTISTVLTGATVRPISDEQGVSHEESSYMVDSTASPAATVIPFNVWPIYIGGLVVGTIPLFETTQDAVAFFFQAIPFNFYGILALLMTLLFAWELLPWIPSKKMKDAIKRSREEGKLDRDGSEPMSSKELTEMDIPEDYNSGLIDFFGPIGTLLGVAIIPYITTFYIMGNTEDPMLLIAEAFVLAVLTGMFIALAKGMELKTVMDGFVDGCKGVTIGAIVLALAVTLKEVAESVGTAEYVVALVGDAITPVFLPAILMGLCMIIAFAAGTSFGTYAVVFPVAMPLAWAILPDPFFITLCFGAVVGGSVFGDQCSPISDTTILSSLATGSDLMDHVKTQIPLALTAAGIGAVLYTLIVALFV
- the mscL gene encoding large-conductance mechanosensitive channel protein MscL, producing MLKEFKEFAIKGNVVDMAVGIIIGAAFTSVVQSLVKDMLMPPLGLLMGGVDFSEFFIVLKEGTIPPPYATIAAAQEVGAVTLNYGVFINAVISFLIVAFAVFILIRYINKLKRPEEKPEPVAPSIKKCEFCFSDIPVKATRCPNCTSELRE